One window of Mycoplasma parvum str. Indiana genomic DNA carries:
- a CDS encoding sigma-70 family RNA polymerase sigma factor, with the protein MAKKEKLNTLKNSEIKTKVKTSKKSNKSETKSSSVKRESPSKSKTTKKKIAKNAIDHELLQKNEKKVKTIRENLLALKALEKAEANNFEKSFVLESNSKKGKVKKGKNLLTLIFPLFLNQATKPKKGKNKLTEEEILMILEDQEMIPDDFWELFTKKLTEHSIQITNKLTKEEKEAHLDYQDENISNFRFYYSSSTKDKISDSSKSFLSTLCFSRMLTADEEKKIAQLMDIPEKRSFAEKQLMTSNLRLVISVAKKYLNCGFNLGDLIQEGVFGLRKAITKFDYKFGNKFSTYATWWIRQAITRSIADQSKIIRIPVHMMEVINKMTKAEKELILKTGNSPTLDELSSEMQKYGTQFTPLKISEIKKINVDLVSLDKPISNNESSNFSDFVKEDNEEVNPEWIANRNIHEEKLKDLLQSTLKKDEYLILSLHFGLNNQEAHTSEQIAQLFAKNPKYVSLLSDKKIKDLLDPNVLAAKKAAKKGANYSAASLKGLSAEIEKFKNAAIQKLRDKAKKNKLKDSFFSTLLEREAY; encoded by the coding sequence ATGGCGAAAAAAGAAAAATTAAATACTTTAAAAAATTCTGAAATTAAAACAAAAGTAAAAACTTCAAAAAAAAGTAATAAATCAGAAACTAAAAGTAGCTCCGTAAAAAGAGAATCTCCCTCCAAATCCAAAACAACTAAAAAGAAGATTGCCAAAAATGCAATAGATCATGAATTACTACAAAAAAATGAAAAAAAAGTAAAAACAATTAGAGAAAATCTTTTAGCTTTAAAAGCTTTAGAAAAAGCTGAAGCAAATAATTTTGAAAAATCTTTTGTTTTGGAATCAAATTCTAAAAAGGGAAAAGTAAAGAAAGGGAAAAATTTATTAACTTTAATTTTTCCTTTATTTTTGAATCAAGCTACAAAACCTAAAAAAGGGAAAAACAAATTAACAGAAGAAGAAATATTAATGATATTAGAAGACCAAGAAATGATTCCGGATGATTTTTGAGAATTATTCACAAAAAAATTAACTGAACATTCAATTCAGATTACTAATAAATTAACTAAAGAAGAAAAAGAAGCTCATCTTGATTATCAAGATGAGAATATTTCTAATTTCAGATTCTATTATTCTTCGAGTACTAAAGATAAAATAAGCGACTCTTCTAAATCTTTCCTCTCTACATTGTGCTTTTCAAGAATGCTAACGGCTGATGAAGAAAAAAAGATAGCTCAGTTAATGGATATTCCGGAAAAAAGAAGTTTCGCTGAAAAACAATTAATGACTTCTAATTTGAGATTGGTTATTTCAGTAGCTAAAAAATATTTAAATTGTGGGTTTAATTTGGGAGATTTGATTCAAGAAGGTGTTTTTGGGCTTAGAAAAGCAATTACTAAATTTGATTACAAATTTGGTAATAAATTTTCTACATATGCAACTTGATGAATTAGACAAGCTATTACTAGATCTATAGCTGATCAATCAAAAATAATAAGAATACCGGTGCATATGATGGAAGTCATTAATAAAATGACTAAAGCAGAAAAAGAATTAATTTTGAAAACTGGAAATTCTCCCACTTTAGATGAATTATCTTCAGAAATGCAAAAATATGGAACACAATTCACTCCTTTAAAAATTAGTGAAATTAAAAAAATTAATGTTGATTTGGTTTCCTTAGATAAACCTATTTCTAATAATGAAAGTTCTAATTTTTCAGATTTTGTAAAAGAAGATAATGAAGAAGTTAATCCAGAATGAATAGCAAATAGAAATATTCATGAAGAAAAATTAAAAGATTTGTTGCAAAGTACACTAAAGAAAGATGAATATTTAATTCTTTCTCTTCATTTTGGTTTAAATAATCAAGAAGCTCATACTAGCGAACAAATTGCTCAATTATTTGCAAAAAATCCTAAGTATGTAAGTTTATTGAGTGATAAAAAAATTAAAGATTTATTAGATCCTAATGTTTTAGCAGCTAAAAAAGCTGCCAAAAAAGGAGCAAATTATTCTGCTGCTAGTTTAAAGGGATTAAGTGCTGAAATTGAAAAATTTAAAAATGCAGCTATTCAAAAATTGAGAGATAAAGCTAAAAAAAATAAATTAAAAGATTCTTTTTTTAGTACTTTGTTGGAAAGAGAGGCATATTAA
- a CDS encoding NAD(P)/FAD-dependent oxidoreductase, translating into MSDTIWDVIIIGAGPAGATAAIYCARSCLNVLIIEKALVGGKLTKTLFIDNYPGYLDRSGFQLSDNLLTQLKELKVEIKNEEVIEITSSNNNWELKTKKANFFTRTILIATGMRERKLEIENETEYYSKGVSYCAICEGNLYTGEEMIVVGGGNSALEEGIYLTAMASNLKLVHRRREFRGDEILVKQLKGKDNVTIFTPYKPKKILVENDKVKGLLVTHAETGEELEIKGKAVFIFIGLLPETDFLSNLSLERDERGFIIVDSEMRTNLKGIFAAGDVINKELRQIVTAMNDGAIAAIAIKNYIKSGHFSKNN; encoded by the coding sequence TTGTCAGATACTATATGAGATGTAATTATTATTGGGGCTGGACCTGCGGGGGCTACAGCAGCAATTTATTGTGCTAGATCCTGTTTAAATGTTTTGATTATTGAAAAAGCATTAGTAGGGGGTAAATTAACTAAAACTCTTTTTATAGATAATTATCCAGGTTATTTGGATAGAAGTGGCTTTCAATTATCAGATAATTTATTAACTCAATTAAAAGAGTTAAAAGTTGAAATTAAAAATGAAGAAGTAATCGAAATTACTTCTTCTAATAATAATTGAGAGCTAAAAACTAAAAAAGCTAATTTTTTTACTCGCACTATTCTTATAGCCACTGGAATGAGAGAAAGAAAATTAGAGATAGAGAATGAAACAGAATATTACAGTAAAGGAGTTTCTTATTGCGCCATTTGTGAAGGTAATTTATATACTGGAGAAGAAATGATTGTTGTTGGGGGAGGAAATAGCGCTTTAGAAGAAGGTATTTATTTAACAGCAATGGCTTCTAATCTTAAATTAGTGCATAGAAGAAGAGAATTTAGAGGGGACGAGATTTTAGTAAAACAATTGAAAGGTAAAGATAATGTGACTATCTTTACTCCCTATAAACCAAAAAAGATATTAGTTGAAAATGATAAAGTAAAAGGACTTTTAGTTACTCATGCAGAAACTGGAGAAGAATTGGAAATAAAAGGTAAAGCAGTATTTATTTTTATTGGACTTTTACCTGAGACGGATTTTCTTTCTAATCTTTCATTAGAAAGAGATGAAAGAGGTTTTATTATTGTTGATTCTGAAATGAGAACTAATTTGAAAGGTATTTTTGCCGCAGGAGATGTTATTAATAAAGAGTTAAGACAAATAGTAACAGCAATGAATGATGGAGCAATTGCGGCAATTGCTATAAAAAATTACATCAAATCTGGTCATTTTTCTAAAAATAATTAA
- the guaA gene encoding glutamine-hydrolyzing GMP synthase yields the protein MERKLKNLDCSVFKYLFKEEEIPPEKFNFSHFKAVFLSGSPSSVNEIQDKKGYSWLKNEILNNKEIPIMGICFGMQLIHYFFGGKIEKTISLFGEGEVIREREHLLFSEIPKKFKIWGSFFESVTKLGNGFYSLASSKEKVCLISAHVSRPIYTIQFHPELNETEFGTQLFMNFLTKVAKINFQAKQETDYRLKKNSIQVDELIEKYKEELEDAKVLVALSGGLDSSVLIHLIGEMVLEKNIYPVYLSTGLIPKKMEERTVNYFSLKFSNFKVISWKESIFKELKGITNPEEKRKLIAQKFKTTFDEIFKEEKSKGITHLAQGTIYSDVIESGKLSSKYSKIKTHHNVEMINTKNLPYKVIEPLSTLFKDQVRELGNACDLPAFLLSQQPFPGPGLAIRVIGEVTEEKVNLLSSIHDFIEQEFIERKLGKYSDQYFPILLSEEAVGVKGDQRVYGYAIVLRAIKTIDFMSANVSEIPLNALVAIANKIVSKFSEVTRVLFDLTTKPGGTIEWE from the coding sequence TTAGAGAGAAAATTAAAAAATTTAGATTGTTCAGTATTTAAATATCTTTTCAAGGAGGAAGAAATCCCTCCCGAAAAATTTAATTTTTCTCATTTTAAAGCAGTTTTTTTATCTGGAAGTCCTTCTTCTGTTAATGAAATTCAAGATAAAAAAGGTTATTCTTGATTAAAAAATGAGATATTGAATAATAAAGAAATTCCCATTATGGGAATTTGTTTTGGAATGCAACTGATTCACTATTTTTTTGGCGGAAAAATAGAAAAAACTATTTCTTTATTTGGAGAAGGAGAAGTAATAAGAGAGAGAGAACATCTTTTATTTTCAGAAATTCCAAAAAAATTTAAAATTTGGGGATCTTTTTTTGAAAGTGTTACTAAATTAGGTAATGGTTTTTATTCTTTAGCGTCTTCTAAAGAAAAAGTTTGTTTAATTTCCGCTCATGTAAGTAGGCCTATTTATACTATTCAATTTCATCCCGAATTGAATGAAACTGAATTTGGCACTCAATTATTTATGAATTTTTTAACTAAAGTTGCAAAAATAAATTTTCAAGCTAAACAAGAAACTGATTATAGATTGAAAAAAAATTCTATTCAAGTTGATGAGTTAATAGAAAAGTATAAAGAAGAATTAGAAGATGCTAAAGTTTTAGTGGCTTTATCGGGAGGTCTTGATTCTAGTGTATTAATACATTTAATTGGAGAAATGGTTTTGGAAAAAAACATTTATCCAGTATATCTTTCTACTGGATTAATACCTAAAAAAATGGAAGAAAGAACAGTGAACTATTTTAGTTTAAAATTCTCCAATTTTAAAGTAATTTCTTGAAAAGAAAGTATTTTTAAGGAGTTAAAAGGAATTACTAATCCAGAAGAAAAAAGAAAATTAATAGCTCAAAAATTTAAAACTACTTTTGATGAAATTTTTAAAGAAGAAAAATCAAAAGGAATTACTCATTTAGCGCAAGGAACAATTTATTCCGATGTAATAGAATCAGGAAAATTATCCTCAAAATATTCCAAAATTAAAACACATCATAATGTTGAAATGATTAATACAAAAAATTTACCTTATAAGGTTATAGAGCCTTTATCAACATTATTTAAAGATCAAGTGCGAGAATTAGGAAATGCATGTGATTTGCCTGCTTTTTTACTTTCTCAACAACCTTTTCCAGGTCCAGGATTAGCTATTAGAGTTATTGGAGAAGTTACTGAAGAGAAAGTAAATTTACTTTCTTCAATACATGACTTTATAGAACAAGAATTTATTGAGAGAAAATTAGGAAAATATAGTGATCAATATTTCCCTATACTTCTTTCCGAGGAAGCCGTAGGAGTAAAAGGAGATCAACGAGTTTATGGATATGCAATAGTTTTAAGAGCAATAAAAACAATAGATTTTATGAGTGCTAATGTAAGTGAAATTCCTTTAAATGCTTTAGTTGCGATAGCAAATAAAATTGTCTCAAAATTTTCTGAAGTAACCAGAGTGTTATTTGATTTAACTACTAAACCCGGAGGAACTATAGAGTGAGAGTAA
- a CDS encoding guanosine monophosphate reductase encodes MKEQKSTKIMEDNRLNPKLSLGFEDILIVPGYSDFLPYEVSLEVSLNEKFKLSLPFLSAAMDTVTEYEMSRALISSGGMGVLHRNLKISTAKEWINKLREEFGENKPYAVAIGASTTKEDIKELINSGANIILIDSAHGHSKNIGEKIKEVKEISSDIFIIAGNVVSSEGAEYLISCGAHAVKVGIGSGSICTTRLITGVGSGEFSSLVEVSRICKAKNVLTIADGGLTSTDEIVKALAAGADLVMLGYLFAGTDEAPGEIKKIEGKELKLYRGMGSLGAMKAGSADRYFKHSTDPKNWVSEGVESYVLYKGSVKNVLLHLTASLQTAFGYIGAKNILELHKKARFVRVTKSVSKKSKVHAVETILNY; translated from the coding sequence TTGAAAGAACAAAAAAGTACAAAAATAATGGAAGATAATAGATTGAATCCTAAATTATCTTTAGGTTTTGAAGATATATTGATAGTTCCTGGTTATTCTGATTTCTTACCTTATGAAGTTTCTCTAGAAGTTTCATTAAATGAAAAATTTAAACTTTCTTTACCTTTTTTATCTGCAGCTATGGATACCGTTACAGAATACGAAATGTCTAGAGCTTTAATTTCTTCAGGGGGAATGGGAGTTTTACATAGAAATTTAAAAATATCTACAGCTAAAGAATGAATAAATAAATTAAGAGAAGAATTCGGCGAAAATAAACCTTATGCTGTAGCTATAGGCGCTTCTACTACAAAAGAAGATATAAAAGAATTAATTAATAGTGGAGCAAATATTATTCTTATTGATTCCGCACATGGACATTCAAAAAATATAGGTGAAAAAATTAAAGAAGTTAAAGAAATTTCTTCTGATATTTTCATAATAGCTGGAAATGTAGTAAGTTCGGAAGGGGCGGAATATTTAATCTCTTGCGGAGCGCATGCTGTTAAAGTTGGAATAGGCTCAGGTTCAATTTGTACTACTAGATTAATTACTGGGGTTGGTTCGGGAGAATTCAGTTCTTTAGTAGAAGTTTCTAGAATATGTAAAGCTAAAAATGTTTTAACAATTGCAGATGGAGGTTTAACCTCCACTGACGAAATTGTTAAAGCTTTGGCAGCCGGAGCAGATTTAGTAATGTTAGGTTATCTTTTCGCTGGAACAGATGAAGCTCCCGGAGAAATAAAAAAGATTGAAGGAAAAGAGTTAAAACTCTATAGAGGAATGGGTTCTTTGGGTGCTATGAAAGCTGGATCAGCAGATAGATATTTCAAACATTCTACAGACCCAAAAAATTGGGTCTCTGAAGGTGTTGAAAGTTATGTACTATACAAGGGAAGTGTTAAAAATGTATTATTACATTTAACAGCTTCACTACAAACAGCTTTTGGATATATTGGAGCTAAAAATATTTTAGAACTTCATAAAAAAGCTAGATTTGTTAGAGTTACTAAATCAGTTTCTAAAAAATCTAAAGTTCATGCAGTAGAAACTATTCTAAATTATTAA
- a CDS encoding potassium transporter TrkG, which produces MIKAQAKNKPNKLTIFWRCCVGKNIYQRISRIYFIVVLIGFGLLNIPGISLNGSCKVCSSNGSTNENDIFSKLFISVSAFTTTGLTMNPLHCSFNTWGKIIILVLIQVGGLGLVTSWMFIKHFFLKAKKHTIEERLNLYSERGGMSRGNSFEIVMSALKILLSCEVIIAILLTFFFYFVTPDLSCNNGSQKDFWNSLWNGIFHSVSSINNAGLDILSSKSIMPYSKNWGVILSIIFSISSIIGGIGYPVLYEFKEWCKKKRKHKSSKNIFSLFTKISILMHFLITVIAAGAVLGSEFSENGRTLDKIKHCCLSTGEKVWQLLYLIISARSSGFSGLDLTSLTERTQWILLILMFIGASPSSTAGGIRSITLFLIMGKVWSTMRGRKSLSVFSKTVSSQTIENSFLVFFLSSALVLIASLIIPNSSNGGNNLLRHEKLFEASSAFGTSGLSLGTTTKTNWVGQVVLMVLMYIGQMGVPNVLLYYSKSRPSKQKIIYPEEKLRIA; this is translated from the coding sequence ATGATAAAAGCGCAGGCCAAAAACAAACCAAATAAATTAACTATTTTCTGAAGATGTTGTGTAGGAAAAAATATTTATCAAAGAATCTCAAGAATTTATTTTATTGTAGTGCTAATTGGTTTTGGATTATTGAATATACCTGGAATCTCATTAAACGGCAGTTGTAAAGTTTGCTCTTCAAACGGCTCAACAAATGAAAATGATATATTTTCAAAATTGTTCATTTCAGTCAGCGCTTTCACTACAACAGGTCTAACAATGAACCCTCTGCATTGTTCCTTTAATACATGAGGAAAAATAATAATTCTTGTATTAATTCAAGTGGGAGGTTTAGGGCTAGTTACTAGTTGAATGTTTATTAAACACTTTTTCCTTAAAGCTAAAAAACATACTATTGAGGAAAGATTAAATCTTTACTCCGAAAGAGGAGGTATGAGCAGAGGAAACTCTTTTGAAATAGTTATGTCTGCTCTAAAAATTCTATTATCTTGTGAAGTAATAATAGCTATATTACTTACTTTCTTTTTTTATTTTGTAACACCAGATTTAAGTTGTAATAATGGATCTCAAAAAGATTTTTGAAATTCTTTATGAAATGGAATTTTTCATTCTGTTTCTTCTATTAATAATGCTGGATTGGACATTCTATCTAGTAAATCCATTATGCCTTATTCCAAAAATTGAGGAGTGATATTATCGATAATATTTTCTATTTCCTCCATTATTGGAGGAATTGGATATCCAGTTCTTTATGAATTTAAAGAATGATGTAAGAAAAAAAGAAAACATAAATCTTCTAAAAATATTTTTTCTTTGTTCACCAAAATTTCTATTTTGATGCACTTTTTAATTACTGTAATTGCAGCTGGGGCAGTTTTAGGATCTGAATTTAGTGAAAACGGAAGAACTTTAGACAAAATTAAACATTGTTGCTTAAGTACTGGAGAAAAAGTTTGACAACTTCTTTATTTAATAATTTCAGCTAGATCTTCAGGATTTTCCGGCCTTGATTTAACAAGTTTAACTGAGAGAACTCAATGAATTCTATTAATACTAATGTTCATAGGAGCTTCTCCTTCTTCAACCGCTGGAGGAATTAGAAGTATTACTCTTTTCTTAATAATGGGTAAAGTTTGATCAACAATGAGAGGGAGAAAATCTTTATCAGTATTTAGTAAAACTGTTTCCAGCCAAACAATTGAAAATTCTTTCTTGGTATTCTTCTTATCATCCGCGCTAGTACTTATTGCATCTTTGATTATTCCAAATAGTAGCAATGGAGGAAATAATCTATTAAGACATGAAAAACTCTTTGAAGCTTCTTCGGCATTTGGAACTTCTGGTCTTTCCTTGGGAACTACTACTAAAACTAATTGAGTGGGGCAAGTAGTTTTAATGGTATTAATGTACATAGGTCAAATGGGAGTTCCAAATGTTCTTCTTTACTACTCCAAATCAAGACCTTCAAAACAAAAAATAATTTATCCTGAAGAAAAATTAAGAATTGCCTAA